From Saimiri boliviensis isolate mSaiBol1 chromosome 9, mSaiBol1.pri, whole genome shotgun sequence, a single genomic window includes:
- the C9H3orf80 gene encoding putative membrane protein C3orf80 homolog, whose product MWGPGVTAEGLSVAPAPPPLLPLLLLLALALVAPSRGGGGCAELACGERERCCDATNATAVRCCKLPLHAFLDNVGWFVRKLSGLLILLVLFAIGYFLQRIICPSPRRYPRGQARPGQRPGPPGGAGPLGGAGPPDDDDDSPALLRDEAAAGSQDSLLDSGGSGRGRGGCGRSEPSCPSAHELRVVSPAFLQLPSYEEVKYLPTYEESMRLQQLSPGEVVLPVSVLGRPRGGGAAEPDGGEGRFPLI is encoded by the coding sequence ATGTGGGGACCCGGGGTCACGGCCGAGGGCCTGTCGGTGGCTCCGGCGCCGCCGCCtttgctgccgctgctgctgctgctggctctgGCGCTGGTGGCGCCCTCGCGGGGCGGCGGGGGCTGCGCGGAGCTGGCGTGCGGCGAGCGGGAGCGCTGCTGCGACGCGACCAACGCCACGGCGGTGCGCTGCTGCAAGCTCCCGCTGCACGCCTTCCTGGACAACGTGGGCTGGTTCGTCCGCAAGCTCTCGGGGCTGCTCATCCTGCTGGTGCTCTTCGCCATCGGCTATTTCCTGCAGCGCATCATCTGCCCCAGTCCACGCAGGTACCCGCGCGGCCAGGCCCGCCCGGGGCAGCGGCCCGGGCCTCCGGGGGGCGCCGGACCGCTGGGCGGCGCGGGGCCGCCCGACGACGACGACGACTCGCCCGCGCTGCTGCGCGACGAGGCGGCCGCCGGCTCGCAGGACTCACTGCTGGACAGCGGCGGCAGCGGCCGGGGCCGGGGAGGCTGCGGGCGCTCGGAACCCTCCTGCCCCTCGGCGCACGAGCTGCGCGTCGTGTCGCCGGCCTTCCTGCAGCTGCCCAGCTACGAGGAGGTCAAGTACCTGCCCACCTACGAGGAGTCCATGCGGCTGCAGCAGCTCAGCCCCGGGGAGGTCGTGCTCCCGGTGTCGGTGCTCGGCCGCCCGCGAGGCGGGGGCGCCGCGGAGCCCGACGGCGGCGAGGGCCGCTTCCCCCTCATCTGA